AAGAGGAGCCTCAGGTAGAGAAAAGAAAGTGGCACAATATGAGGCCTGGTATTCATCTATATTTCAAGGTTTGCTGAAACCCTTTCCTTCCTGAAAGAAACTAAAGCTTGCAGTATAGTAAGTGGCTCTGCAAACCTGAGTGATGTGTCACGTGAAACTTCCATGCATCTGTTTCAGTAGACACTATCAGTCAGAGGTAGTGCCAGAATCTACCAATCTTGCATTTATCCTGTTGTTTTATATTCCAGGATCAGATGACTTGTCTGCAAAACTGTGGGATGTAAGCACAGGTCAGTGCATATATGGTATCCAGACACACACTTGTGCTGCAGTGAAGTTTGATGAACAAAAGCTTGTAACAGGATCTTTTGATAATACAGTAGCCTGTTGGGAATGGAGCTCTGGGGCAAAGACACAGCATTTCAGAGGACATACTGGTGCAGGTATgttgaaatttttaaattgtaatttCACCAGTGAAATAACGTACATCATCATcaaacaaaatataatttacGTTAGCTTTTTGCACACTAGCTTTATCGGTTTGTTCAGCCTCTGTTCTCTGTAGTCTGAGTCCCCTCAGTTCCCCTCGACAGGGAAAGTGACCAGAACAGATATACACTTGTCCTTGAATATGCTAAAGCTTAGCCATGTAGCGTTTTGCAATTGCATGGAAGTAACAATAAATGCCGAGGTTATTCAGTAGCTTCAAGTCTCAAAGAGGTGCAGATCTTAGGTAGCAGGGCATACATGGCCATGGCCATTTTTTCTATTCCCGCATTGGACATGAGCTTAAAGCAAAGAGCAAAATAGGACCTGGGAATACGTATTTGCATTGCCCTCATAATTAAGTTCTTTGTCGTGTACTTAGAAACACCCTCAGCTCAGCtgtagttttttttcccttgtatttataaaatatactAATCCTGTGGAATTGTCTTACTAAAACTCTGGAAATGGGAACTAGCTTAAGTTACACTTTGCCACAATCCAGCCATAAAGGAACCACTGATATACATGCttttaatttgggaaaaaaaaaaaaacccagtaatttTGCAATGTAAACTTAGGCATCCAGAGCAACAATTCATTTATACAGTTCAAGAACAATTAAGGCTGTAGTAGCATATGAATTTAGAAGCTGCTAAATTCATATAGATGCTACTAGTGTCTCACAGAAAAATGCATGCATAGAGACTGGTATTCCCTGTTTAGTTCCTTTTTTGCTTGAAGTTTTTAGTGTGGATTACAATGATGAACTTGATATTCTGGTCAGTGGCTCTGCAGACTTCACTGTGAAAGTGTGGGCCTTATCAACAGGAACGTGCCTGAATACCCTTACTGGACACACAGAATGGGTCACTAAGGTGGGGATATTGATTTATAATTAATCTCACACACGTATTTGCACTAAATCTGTAGTATgttctaaatttttatttcctaatcCTAATCCTGCAGGTAGGTTTAGAATCTGAAGAACATATGGAAATACTACGAAATaatatttcaacagaaaaaaaatttaagctgTAATTAAACCTTTCAGACCATTGAAGATATTTTAATTCCAAAGTAGCTGGGCTAATACTAGGAAGCAGTGTTTTGGTTCAAAGACTGAATAAAAACTGGTTCTGAAAGAAGATGGCTTTAAAAGTTATGTAAAAAAATCTAATGATCTTGATAACAAAAATGTGATcatgaaacaatatttttcctctCGTTATTTCAGAACTTGAAAGATTAGGGGTGTGACTGTACAGATGAAGTATGTATGTTTGCTTATTAGTACAGTAAATTGTCACTAGTAGGAACAAAAGGAGTATAAACTGTAGTTTTCCTTCAGTTGCTAAAAAGTATTTGCACTGCCTTTATTCATGGGTACACTATGCAGGTGgtcagtgaaatgaaaaatgcaaatgaaaatttgttttattaacaACATCAACATAAATCATTACCATCCTTCAATTACAGGTCGTTTTGCAGAAATGCAAAGTCAAATCTCTTATGCATAGTCCTGGGGATTATATTCTCCTAAGTGCAGATAAGTATGAAATCAAGGTATGTATCATATATCATGCatatacatgcatatatttGGTACACTGGGAAACAAAAACCTTGAGTAGTTTGCTGAAGTTTACAAACAATAGAAGGATTTAGTTTTTCCCCATATTTCCTGCTTTAAAGGCTGCGTGCGGAACATGAAACTCTTTGGAAACTAATTTTTCAGTGCTTGCCTTAGCATTTAGTTTTAAATGATAGCTCTACAAAAATGGTAATGTAAAGAATCAGTGCTTCCTGGTCATGACAGTGAAGCAGGTAAATGCAAATGCCATTACCGTTGGGGACTTTGGGGTTGGAGAGTGCTATAAGTTTGTGGCTATAGAAGTGCTTCATAACTGAAACACTGTTACATTTCTGTCCAATTGgatggttgatttttttttttttttcccccattctttAAAGTACCCATTTTCACTGGGAATTTTTTAGGCTAGAAACAACATGTGCTGCACCAATACTGTAAGACAAGTCACTTGAATAATTGATGTTCCTAcatgaaaaagataaatatttctgaaaaaaactcATGCACACATTTACCCGATGCTTAAAAAGGGACTGTGAGTCTTGCTCTATTTATGTAACAGTTTATAATGTGAATTTTTTATGGTCTTATACTGTGTTCTGATTGTAGATTTGGCCTATTGGAAGGGAAATAAACTGCAAATGCTTAAGAACACTGTCTGTTTCTGAAGACCGCAGCATCTCCCTACAGCCCAGGCTGCACTTTGATGGTAAATACATAGTGTGCAGTTCAGCACTAGGATTATACCAGTGGGACTTTGCCAGCTATGATATTCTCAGGTAAACCATTCAGTTTAGGATTCAGTCctcattaaataaataagaagTACTATACCAGTTTTAATAACTTACCTTAAACGTGGACCAAAAGAATCTTGAATAAGATCCTGTAAACATCTTGCTTTACACATATCGAGCAGTTTAGTTCTAATTTTTTCTGCTAATATGAATCATTTCATTGCTGTTTTGGTTTCTGGCCGCATGCTAGTTCTCTTCCATATTTTCATTCCGTAAGCTGAAGTGTTTCAGTATAGACTTAAACCAGACTGCAATGCTGTAGTTGTGCATGTGGAAATGTAGTGATGCAGAGCTAATGTTACCATGGAGACTGCTATACAgagatccaggcaggaatttctGTGGGTCCTTTGATGggacaagaaattaaaaagactCTTTTTCCTTATAGCGCTACTGATCTGTCACTCCTTCTAATGTTGTGGAATGACAGTGAAATCGATCAGACTGCAGTGAGGGACTGAACATGATGGCATTTCATTTCTACATGAAGAATCAGGCTGTATGAGTTGGAAATGGTGGCATCAAAGATAGTAActtactaaagaaaaaaatgcattttagaacTGCTAGCAAACTCCTTAATTCAAATACCTTGAATAATTGTGGATGTTTGAAAGATCTCCAGAAGTGCTTCTTATGAGTTAGAATAACTGAGTAATTTCACCTCTTAGTTTACCCTCCCatctttcaaaacagaaagatgGTGTCTTACTGCTGAGAGAAGATTTTCATCCCCACACATTTTTGTGACTCAGTTCTTTGCTTTATATAATGCTATGATCAAACATGCAGGCAGTTGTGGAAGGCTCAGCACTTCAGTTTCTGTTccaagttttatttattaaggGAAGCCATCATAAAGGTGTTGGGGAactaaaaaatacttttatttcttcccatGGTTAATTTAACATAAAACATCAGTAAAACATCATTCTAAGGATCAGTCTTCGATGATTTATCTAACCTTCTTATCACAAGAAGGAATGTCTGTGTTTTACTTCTGCCTTTTAGAGGGGTGATCAAAAGAATAATAACAGCTTTTACCTCTTAGTGTAAAGATACTGAGGCCTCAAATCTATATGGAAATTTACCGTAAAACACAAGTACATTTGCTCTTTCATTTGTATGtggaaatggctttttttccttgtgctctGCAGAATAATCCCTTTCAAACCTTAGCCTTCACTTATGTTCAGATGAGTCTGTCCTGAATGCACAAAGTCAGAAGTGAAATCACAGGCCTGACTGTAGCTAAGTGTTCAGTTGCTTAATTTGAAAGATTTGCATCCAGTTCTTTCTAATTTACTTCAGAATGATGAATTTAGACACATTTTCTGTAGACATACAGGATTTGCTTTAGTAATTCAAGCTCATGACAACATTGTAAGGGAGATTCTAACACTGTTTTCTTGTCTTCTAGGGTTATCAAACCTCCAGACTTCTCAAATGTGTCGTTGCTGGGCTTTGGAGAGATATTTGCTCTACTGTTTGACAACAGATACCTGTACATAATGGACTTGAGGACAGAAAAACTGATAAGCCGCTGGCCTTTACCAGAATATAGAAAGTCAAAGAGAGGTTCAAGTTTCTTGGCTGGTGAAATGTCTTGGTTAAATGGACTAAATGGCCAAAATGATACAGGCTTGGTTTTTGCCACCAGTATGCCAGACCATAGTATCCATTTGGTGTTATGGAAAGAACATGGCTGAAAAGCTCACACATACAGAATCTTCAGGAATTTATGGCCTGTCAGCAGCGTGTCCATAAAACGAGACTTTGCATGAACCAAAGTTGCACATCCAATGGTATCATCATGCAATGCACAATCACTTACTTTTATTTGGGCATTTGGAAATGGGTTGTTTTGGAAATAATGCAATGCAGCATGCTAACAGTATTTACCACCAATTTTTGTCTATATTCATGTTTAAATATACCTATTTGGGCTCTGAAGTATAGCTTGTAATGTTTAAACCATTCAAATCTGCTACAAGTCTGAAATCAAGTTGTGCTTGACCTGACTTctgaccttttatttttattgaaacagAAGGTGAAGCTACTCTTTCAGAATCATAGGCTTTTGTACATCTAATAGCAAATACTGGTTGCAGTGCATGGCCGCttaacaaaaatgagaaaacaccAAACCCTCTCTCTCTACAGAATCTTtctcttcaaaatgtttttccataTGATAGCTTTAAATACTTAAGCCTTTGAAACAGAAGAATCAAACGAGTCCTTTAACAGATATTTTCCCACATATTTTAGTGCTATTTGACATGTAACTAAAAGCTGCATCTACATCACATGCTTTAGAAATGCTTTAGGTTGAcctaccttccttccttcccttacTCTCTTCcgccttaatttttttttacacaacTAACTTGAAAACATGAGTTTTCATGACAATTGGCTTATGTCCTTGAAAGGACAAAACTGTCTGGCATTActagtgtgatttttttcttcccactaTTCAAGGAGACCTGTTTTTGTACTTAATACTGAATGAAGGCCATGATTCCCAAATGTATGTGGTATGAATTACACCAATGAAGAGGAGTTTTCATATGCAAGAATCAGTATTTGAGGATGCCGTAGGAGTTGCTTAAAGTCACAGTGGAGCAGTCTCTTAAATACAAGGCCAGACTCTTAAGCAATCAGTTTTTCCACCTTTACTTGCATcaatttactttgaaaaatgtCTGTACTCAGGGATTTTATCAACCCGAAGCCAAATCCACAACTCTCAATTCTAACTGCACTGTGTGGGGCGTAAATGATGAGCTCACAAAAGTGAGCTTTTGTTATCTCACTCCTAAGTGAACAAAGCTTCcgtgaaaataatgttttcaataACTTGTCTTGAAACCCAGTTCTCATCATTCCTAATGTGGGAGTATTATGATGTGTGCCCCCAAAGGAACCACCTATACAGCACTGCATTAACTTTGAAAGATTAAACAGAGGCATGGCAGAAATGTCCTTGTTTCCAAATCAGCAAACCAGGAAAACTTGGTTAACTACTTCTTTTAGTGACCTTGATTATACAGAGTCCACAGAGA
The Serinus canaria isolate serCan28SL12 chromosome 17, serCan2020, whole genome shotgun sequence DNA segment above includes these coding regions:
- the FBXW2 gene encoding F-box/WD repeat-containing protein 2 isoform X2, with amino-acid sequence MEKKDFEAWLDNISIAFLSLTDLQKNETLDHLISLSGAVQLRHLSNNLEILLKRDFLKLLPLELSFYLLKWLDPQTLLTCCLVSKQWNKVISACTEVWQTACKNLGWQIDDSVQDPLHWKKVYLKAILRMKQLKDHEAFETSSLIGHSARVYALYYKDGLLCTGSDDLSAKLWDVSTGQCIYGIQTHTCAAVKFDEQKLVTGSFDNTVACWEWSSGAKTQHFRGHTGAVFSVDYNDELDILVSGSADFTVKVWALSTGTCLNTLTGHTEWVTKVVLQKCKVKSLMHSPGDYILLSADKYEIKIWPIGREINCKCLRTLSVSEDRSISLQPRLHFDGLSNLQTSQMCRCWALERYLLYCLTTDTCT
- the FBXW2 gene encoding F-box/WD repeat-containing protein 2 isoform X1; protein product: MEKKDFEAWLDNISIAFLSLTDLQKNETLDHLISLSGAVQLRHLSNNLEILLKRDFLKLLPLELSFYLLKWLDPQTLLTCCLVSKQWNKVISACTEVWQTACKNLGWQIDDSVQDPLHWKKVYLKAILRMKQLKDHEAFETSSLIGHSARVYALYYKDGLLCTGSDDLSAKLWDVSTGQCIYGIQTHTCAAVKFDEQKLVTGSFDNTVACWEWSSGAKTQHFRGHTGAVFSVDYNDELDILVSGSADFTVKVWALSTGTCLNTLTGHTEWVTKVVLQKCKVKSLMHSPGDYILLSADKYEIKIWPIGREINCKCLRTLSVSEDRSISLQPRLHFDGKYIVCSSALGLYQWDFASYDILRVIKPPDFSNVSLLGFGEIFALLFDNRYLYIMDLRTEKLISRWPLPEYRKSKRGSSFLAGEMSWLNGLNGQNDTGLVFATSMPDHSIHLVLWKEHG
- the FBXW2 gene encoding F-box/WD repeat-containing protein 2 isoform X3; translation: MKQLKDHEAFETSSLIGHSARVYALYYKDGLLCTGSDDLSAKLWDVSTGQCIYGIQTHTCAAVKFDEQKLVTGSFDNTVACWEWSSGAKTQHFRGHTGAVFSVDYNDELDILVSGSADFTVKVWALSTGTCLNTLTGHTEWVTKVVLQKCKVKSLMHSPGDYILLSADKYEIKIWPIGREINCKCLRTLSVSEDRSISLQPRLHFDGKYIVCSSALGLYQWDFASYDILRVIKPPDFSNVSLLGFGEIFALLFDNRYLYIMDLRTEKLISRWPLPEYRKSKRGSSFLAGEMSWLNGLNGQNDTGLVFATSMPDHSIHLVLWKEHG